The Rhizobium leguminosarum genome includes a region encoding these proteins:
- a CDS encoding CoA-binding protein — protein MNHDAYTDDYLAGILQSVKTIALTGASPNPARPINGVMGYLLSRGYEVIPVNPGQAGKQIQGRTVYARLTDIPVPIDMVDVFRASEYLGGVVEEALALRPLPKIIWSQLGVRDDAAAAKAEAAGIQVVMNRCPAIEYPRLIA, from the coding sequence ATGAACCACGACGCCTACACGGATGATTACCTCGCCGGAATCCTGCAATCGGTAAAGACCATCGCGCTGACCGGCGCATCGCCCAATCCGGCTCGGCCGATCAACGGCGTCATGGGCTATCTGCTGTCGCGCGGCTACGAGGTCATTCCTGTCAATCCCGGGCAGGCGGGCAAACAGATCCAGGGCCGCACCGTCTATGCCCGGCTCACCGACATTCCCGTGCCGATCGACATGGTCGATGTATTTCGCGCTTCCGAATATCTGGGTGGGGTCGTCGAGGAGGCGCTGGCGCTGAGGCCGCTGCCGAAGATCATCTGGTCTCAACTTGGTGTGCGCGACGATGCCGCCGCGGCAAAGGCGGAGGCCGCCGGCATCCAGGTGGTGATGAACCGCTGCCCGGCGATCGAGTATCCTCGTCTTATTGCCTGA
- a CDS encoding O-acetylhomoserine aminocarboxypropyltransferase produces the protein MAKNDPGFNTLAIHAGAQPDPATGARVTPIYQTTAFVFNDSDHAAALFGLQAFGNIYTRIMNPTQAVLEERVAALEGGTAALAVASGHAAQMIVFHTIMRPGENFIAANRLYGGSINQFGHAFENFGWQVRWADTADPASFESQIDDKTRGIFIESLANPGGTFVDIAAIADVAHRHGLPLIVDNTMATPYFIRPIEHGADIVVHSLTKFLGGHGNSMGGLIVDGGTFDWSKSGNYPMLSSPRPEYNGMVLHATFGNFAFAIAARVLGLRDLGPAISPFNAFLILTGIETLPLRMQRHSDNAIAVAKWLKAHSKIAWVNYAGLDDDPNHALQQRYSPKGAGSVFTFGVKGGYEAGKTLVEGLELFSHLANIGDTRSLVIHPASTTHRQLTDEQRIAAGAGPDVVRLSVGIEDVKDIIADLEQALSKI, from the coding sequence ATGGCCAAGAACGATCCGGGATTCAACACGTTGGCGATCCATGCCGGTGCGCAGCCCGACCCGGCGACGGGCGCGCGGGTCACGCCGATCTACCAGACGACCGCTTTCGTCTTCAATGATTCCGATCATGCCGCCGCCCTCTTCGGTTTGCAGGCTTTCGGCAACATCTATACCCGCATCATGAACCCGACGCAGGCCGTGCTCGAGGAGCGCGTCGCAGCGCTCGAGGGCGGCACGGCGGCCCTTGCCGTCGCCTCCGGCCATGCGGCGCAGATGATCGTCTTCCACACCATCATGCGCCCCGGCGAGAATTTCATCGCCGCCAACAGGCTCTATGGCGGCTCGATCAACCAGTTCGGCCATGCCTTCGAGAATTTCGGCTGGCAGGTGCGCTGGGCCGACACCGCCGATCCGGCAAGCTTCGAAAGCCAGATCGACGACAAGACGCGCGGCATCTTCATCGAAAGCCTGGCCAATCCCGGCGGCACCTTCGTCGATATCGCCGCCATTGCCGACGTCGCGCATCGCCACGGCCTGCCGCTGATCGTCGACAATACGATGGCAACACCCTATTTCATCCGTCCGATCGAGCACGGCGCCGACATCGTCGTGCATTCGCTGACGAAGTTTCTCGGCGGCCACGGCAATTCCATGGGTGGCCTCATCGTCGACGGCGGCACCTTCGACTGGTCGAAATCCGGCAATTACCCGATGCTGTCGAGCCCGCGGCCGGAATATAACGGCATGGTGTTGCACGCGACTTTCGGCAATTTCGCCTTTGCGATCGCTGCCCGTGTGCTCGGCCTGCGCGATCTCGGGCCGGCGATCTCGCCCTTCAATGCCTTCCTGATCCTGACCGGCATCGAGACGCTGCCGCTCAGGATGCAGCGCCACAGCGACAATGCGATCGCCGTCGCGAAATGGCTGAAGGCGCACAGCAAGATCGCCTGGGTGAATTATGCCGGCCTCGACGACGACCCGAACCACGCCCTGCAGCAGCGCTACTCGCCGAAGGGCGCCGGCTCCGTCTTCACCTTCGGCGTCAAGGGCGGCTATGAGGCGGGCAAGACGCTGGTCGAGGGGCTGGAACTCTTCTCCCATCTTGCCAATATCGGCGACACCCGTTCGCTCGTCATCCATCCGGCCTCGACGACACACCGGCAGTTGACCGACGAGCAAAGGATCGCCGCCGGCGCAGGCCCTGACGTGGTGCGCCTTTCCGTCGGCATCGAGGACGTCAAGGACATCATCGCCGATCTCGAACAGGCGCTCTCGAAGATCTGA
- a CDS encoding DUF982 domain-containing protein, whose translation MDWDATSAFTPVGLALRGQPAHRIVRTLGDAAYMLLKDWPSDDGEEYVTAVKACVDAISGEITPQQFWDAFLRAADEAGIAALTIVHR comes from the coding sequence ATGGACTGGGACGCAACCTCTGCATTCACACCCGTCGGGCTGGCTCTGCGCGGTCAGCCAGCTCACAGGATCGTCCGCACCCTCGGCGACGCGGCATACATGCTGCTCAAGGACTGGCCATCCGATGACGGCGAAGAATACGTCACTGCAGTGAAGGCTTGCGTCGATGCGATCAGCGGTGAGATCACTCCACAGCAATTTTGGGACGCGTTCCTGCGTGCGGCCGATGAAGCGGGCATCGCTGCTCTGACTATCGTTCACCGATGA
- a CDS encoding ISNCY family transposase, giving the protein MRQERTVQANIFDLFAEHEIGRELKAMSQWLDEHRDLLGLVAQDLRRHGVKETGREGLPAEAVLRCALLKQHRQLSYEELAFHLEDSASFRAFARLPWGWNPKKSVLHKTISAIRAGTFEAINRVLLTSARQDKVERGKVVRIDSTVTSALMHEPSDSSLLWDCVRVMVRLLQQAASLGSAISWHDHCRAAKKRSRAIQFTRGRPKRVQHYRALLRITRTTLSYLEQAAAQLPLAAGPAVELWQAQLRHYKPLIERIIAQTERRVLAGEAVPAGDKLVSLFEPHADIIVKGSRDVEYGHKINLTTGTSGLILDLVVETGNPADSERLLPMLERHIGIWGEAPRQAAADGGYASRDNLSRAKAWGICDMAFHKKCGLRIEDMVKSRWVYRKLRNFRAGIEAGISCLKRAYGLGRCTWRGLDHFKAYVWSSVVAYNLALFARLRPT; this is encoded by the coding sequence ATGCGCCAAGAACGCACCGTCCAAGCCAATATATTCGATCTTTTCGCCGAACACGAGATCGGCCGCGAGCTGAAAGCCATGTCGCAATGGCTGGATGAGCATCGTGATCTGCTCGGGCTGGTAGCGCAGGACCTGCGCCGCCACGGCGTCAAGGAGACCGGCCGCGAGGGCCTGCCGGCGGAGGCCGTGCTGCGTTGCGCCCTGCTCAAACAACACCGTCAGTTGAGTTATGAGGAGTTGGCCTTTCATCTGGAAGATTCCGCCTCGTTCCGGGCCTTTGCCCGGCTGCCGTGGGGGTGGAACCCGAAGAAGTCGGTCTTGCACAAGACGATCAGCGCGATCCGGGCCGGGACCTTTGAAGCGATCAATCGCGTGCTGTTGACGAGCGCCCGGCAGGACAAGGTGGAACGCGGCAAGGTCGTGCGCATCGACAGCACCGTCACTTCGGCGCTGATGCACGAACCGAGCGACAGTAGTCTTTTGTGGGACTGCGTGCGGGTGATGGTGCGGCTGTTGCAGCAGGCGGCTTCCTTGGGCAGCGCCATCTCATGGCACGATCACTGCCGCGCGGCGAAGAAGCGATCCCGGGCGATCCAATTTACCCGCGGTCGTCCGAAACGAGTTCAGCACTATCGCGCGCTGCTCAGGATCACGCGCACCACCTTGAGCTATCTCGAACAGGCGGCGGCGCAACTGCCCTTGGCGGCGGGCCCGGCGGTCGAACTCTGGCAGGCCCAACTCCGCCACTATAAGCCGCTGATCGAACGGATCATCGCCCAGACCGAGCGGCGGGTCCTGGCCGGCGAGGCGGTGCCGGCTGGCGACAAGCTGGTCAGTTTGTTCGAGCCGCATGCCGACATCATCGTCAAAGGCAGCCGCGACGTCGAGTATGGCCATAAGATCAATTTGACCACCGGCACAAGCGGGCTGATCCTCGACCTCGTCGTCGAAACCGGCAACCCGGCCGACAGCGAGCGCTTGCTGCCGATGCTGGAACGCCACATCGGCATCTGGGGCGAGGCGCCGCGTCAGGCGGCGGCCGACGGCGGCTATGCCAGCCGCGATAATTTGAGCCGAGCCAAAGCCTGGGGCATCTGCGACATGGCCTTCCACAAGAAGTGCGGCCTCAGGATCGAAGACATGGTCAAGAGCCGCTGGGTCTATCGCAAGCTGCGCAACTTCCGCGCCGGCATCGAGGCCGGCATCTCCTGCCTCAAACGCGCCTACGGCTTGGGGCGCTGCACCTGGCGTGGGCTCGACCACTTCAAGGCTTATGTCTGGTCCTCGGTGGTCGCATACAATCTCGCCCTCTTCGCCCGCCTCAGGCCGACCTGA